Within the Gloeobacter kilaueensis JS1 genome, the region ATGCCAATCAGTATTTCCTTGCGTAACTCGTCATTTTGTATAAGCGGGCCGTACTGCATCAATCCAAAACGAATATCGATATGTTTGCCATCATTCCCAAACTGAAGTTCTGGCTCAGGCAGAAATCTAGTTTTCATAATACGCCTCAAAAATCTAGCTTCAATTGGTTTTCGTCTATCAGCTTGGCGTCAGAGGAACTCTTACTCTCATCTTCGTCTTCGTCCGCAGTAGATCTCCAATAGCCATCGTCAATTCCAAATTCAGACTCGTACCTCATAAGGTCTCCGAACTTCAAATAAGAATACTCTGGATTGAGCAAACTTCCTTGTTGCTGAAGGTACCTTGCCCACATCACTACCTGCCTGAAAACAGCCAGATTCTTTTCTATCTCCTTGATTTTTCTTAGCTTCTCGTAAGCATTAGGTAACGGCAGGTACCCATTTTTTGTGAACCTGTAAGTGGGTTCAATTTCCAAATACCACTCCCCATCATACCGTTGAAATTGACCGATGAAAGCTGAATGCCTGTAATATTCGGACTCTGATTTTGAAGTGGTAGTAGTGCTGCTTGAATTCGTTTCTTTTGCCAGAGTTATCACTTTAGTTTTTGTTGAAAGCGTGGTTTTTTGAGAAGACTCTATTCTAGAGTAGCCTTTGAAAACTTCTCTAGATGTGATATTTTGAGTGGCTTTATATTTAAACTCTCTTGGTGCCAAATCAGGAGTTGGTCTAAAGTAAAAAATTCCTTTGCGAAATAGGAATCCTACTTCGTCATCCACACGTTCTCTTAAAGCGCTATTTAGAAGTTGTATGAACTGACGATATTTTTCTGGACTGTCAGTAGTAGACCATTCTGCAACGTCAAACTCCTCCATTGTCGTTAAATCACAAACATTTTCATAACCATTGCTGGAAGGATCAAAAAATGAAAATATTGTGTTATCTTCGAGAAGCCAGTCTTGCCTTTTGCGTACATTACATTTTATCAGTTGATCGTTGATGGCTCTAACACTAGAAAATCTAGTTGCTGCGGCAAATATAGATGGTCCGATATGGTCTACTCTCAGTAAATTCGAATACAAGAGTTCAGATTTTTTGGCAGGAGAAAAATATATTCCTATTTTCGGATCAATGGCAAGGGCTTCAATGGCTAGCGCAGAAGAAATATCAAATTTGTCTTTGTTTTTATCAAAATATATCTTTCTTTTTTGCCTAGCTTTCTGGTCAGTGAATCTGTCTTTAATCGAAACCCAATAAGCCTCCTCAGACTCCAGTCTTATGACCACGAGAATCACTGGAGCATTTCCTTGCATCCAGTAATCAATGTCTGCAGCATCACAAGTCCATTCAAATTTGTCGTCTGTTTCTGCTGTGAATTTGTTTTTCCAAGTTTTGGACTGTACTTGAACAATCAGATTCGTGACTTCGTTTGTCGCAGAGTTTCGAAACTCGATATATCCATCAATTCCTGCTTCAACACCACCGCTTGGATTCCACAGATGACCCATGGAGAGTACTACCTTCTCTATATAATTAATGCCCTGCTGCCCAGAGATGCTATTTTGGCTAATTTTCTTCGGTGACATCCAACCACCTCTAAGTTGTGGAGTTACTATAATCATAATGCTTCAAAAATCGTCGAATACAATGATACCTTCTTAGGTTGAAAGCTAGTGTGACATTTGTAATGAACAACATCACTCCCGCTGCTGGCATCGAGCTTGAGGCGAGTGAGTAGGTCGCAGTGCTTCTATATTTGCTCCAGTGGCTGTACAGTGTGCTGGTAGAAACATCTGGGTCTTTTTGAGAATATCCCTACAGCGTGCTTGGAACGTCGTTTTGGCGTCAAGCAAGTGGTAGAGAGGAAATCCGCTCTGGTGGGTAGGGGGACATGCTACCTCATGGACAAGAGTTTATATCTTATCAAGAGATAGCTAATTGGCAAAAACGCTGGTTGCAAACATGACTGTGCAGATTTGATATGGTTTGCCCGAGAAAGATAGTCTAGATGATTCCCAAGCCGCCGTGCTTGCTAGGTCACCGGCCTTCTGCATTGCAGGAATGCACTCTAGAGATTGAAGCAATTCCTAACGTGGTAACGGAGTGTCATCGCTTTCTGCGGTATGGCCAGGAGGTTGTGGGCGGCTTCTCAGTTGCTGGACCTGATTTGACGCTTCCTGATAGAGATGGCGGATTCTCTGGTAGATCTCGCGGCGGTAGACTCCCTGGGCGTCTCGAGCTGCAAGCAGGATACGAGTCTGCATCGCCACCTGCTGAATGTCGCGCTCAGGCTCACGCAGCAACGGCAGCTTGACCTTCGTGCCGTTGCCAGAGGTTCGCTCCAGCCTGGCTTTAAGGTAGCGCAGCTTGATCTCTTCGGTGCCTACTTCTTCCCATAGGGTCTTGTCCTGGAAGAAGTACTCGCCGCGCTGCAAAGCACCGATCGTGGCTGCGTGGCACTCTTTTTGGGCTTTCCAGTCACCGATCGAGTCCTTCCACTTTGGGTTGTAGCCAAATAGCTGATCGACAACCGCCGTGCGTGTCCGCTCATCTGAACAGCGAAACACGTAGAGCCGATCGACGTTGCCGAGGATCGAGTCGAAGGTCTCGGGCATCCGCCGCTCGATGATCCCTTTGTCCTGACAGATGAGCTGGAAGAGGACGCCGAGCTTGCGCGCTTCGGCCAGACCCAGCATCAGGGTGTCGGTGGTGTACTCGTGAAATTCGTCGG harbors:
- a CDS encoding DUF4365 domain-containing protein is translated as MSPKKISQNSISGQQGINYIEKVVLSMGHLWNPSGGVEAGIDGYIEFRNSATNEVTNLIVQVQSKTWKNKFTAETDDKFEWTCDAADIDYWMQGNAPVILVVIRLESEEAYWVSIKDRFTDQKARQKRKIYFDKNKDKFDISSALAIEALAIDPKIGIYFSPAKKSELLYSNLLRVDHIGPSIFAAATRFSSVRAINDQLIKCNVRKRQDWLLEDNTIFSFFDPSSNGYENVCDLTTMEEFDVAEWSTTDSPEKYRQFIQLLNSALRERVDDEVGFLFRKGIFYFRPTPDLAPREFKYKATQNITSREVFKGYSRIESSQKTTLSTKTKVITLAKETNSSSTTTTSKSESEYYRHSAFIGQFQRYDGEWYLEIEPTYRFTKNGYLPLPNAYEKLRKIKEIEKNLAVFRQVVMWARYLQQQGSLLNPEYSYLKFGDLMRYESEFGIDDGYWRSTADEDEDESKSSSDAKLIDENQLKLDF